A window of Chitinophaga sp. MM2321 contains these coding sequences:
- a CDS encoding DUF2461 domain-containing protein: MTSDHTAHPRIDQAGFDFLNSLKENNNRDWFNAHKTAYQKELDHIEIFAEALLAQLSAHDLIETPSGKKSLYRIYRDTRFSNDKTPYKTYWSGSFKRATKYRRGGYYFHIQPGNSFVSGGFWGPVPQDLKRIRDDISFDATPLRKILNNKSFISTFKTLKGEQLKTAPKGFDTAHEAIDLLRYKQFLLVRPFSDEEVLSNHFLKEVSQTFQEMRPFFDYMSEVLTTDTNGQAG, from the coding sequence ATGACAAGCGATCATACAGCACATCCGCGGATAGATCAGGCTGGGTTTGACTTTTTAAATTCATTAAAAGAAAACAATAACAGGGACTGGTTCAACGCACATAAAACAGCATATCAAAAAGAACTGGATCATATAGAAATCTTTGCGGAAGCACTATTAGCGCAACTCTCGGCACATGATCTGATAGAAACACCTTCAGGAAAGAAAAGTCTGTACCGCATTTACAGGGACACGCGTTTCTCCAACGATAAAACACCTTATAAAACATACTGGAGCGGCAGCTTTAAACGTGCCACCAAATATCGCAGGGGCGGATACTATTTCCATATTCAACCGGGCAACAGCTTTGTTTCAGGCGGCTTTTGGGGTCCCGTTCCACAAGATCTGAAACGGATCAGGGATGATATCTCTTTTGATGCTACCCCCCTAAGAAAAATACTGAACAACAAATCATTTATATCCACCTTTAAAACATTGAAGGGAGAACAATTAAAAACTGCCCCCAAAGGTTTCGATACAGCTCACGAGGCCATTGATCTGTTGCGTTATAAACAATTCCTGCTCGTAAGACCGTTTTCGGATGAAGAAGTTTTAAGTAACCATTTTTTAAAAGAGGTTAGCCAGACCTTTCAGGAAATGCGGCCTTTTTTCGATTACATGAGCGAAGTATTAACAACAGATACCAATGGGCAGGCCGGATAG
- a CDS encoding glycosyltransferase family 2 protein — protein MIGSTPISPPSRLERFTLRLMIVLGTCSMAYLLYCLFDDAQIGYAPFYWILMGSLTFNCLRILHEWYHYFSISIPATPALQHPFTVDIFTTFCPGEPYAMIVETLTAIQAIRYPHTTYLCDEANDPYLVAVCRQLGVRHVTRHTRENAKAGNINNALRHATGELCVVMDPDHVPAPDFLDVIISHFNNPEVGFVQIVQAYSNLGDSLVAKGAAQQTFQFYGPIMATMNSYGTVLAIGANCTFRRSALDSIGGHASGLAEDMHTAMQLHAKGWKSVYVPAVLTRGLVPATMSAYYAQQLKWARGTLELLVTAYPRLFRHFTWRQQLHYGTIPLHYLSGVVFFINFLIPVLSLLTGRIPFHVDMIDFALLGLPTITSIIVIRHFVQRWVMEETERGFHVVGGLLLIGTWWIYILGLIYTLIRKKVPYIPTPKDDSGPDNWTLNIPNIMVILVSLGAIIYGLSYDWNPYSLVMAGIAGINCLIMAFNIVASLRLRRLSMRFPWISTILVYPLLLKKQFWLFRHLHLYTVFRKLALPLLLIAVFMTWYTMGINPEPVTRLHEPVGRQRAFYNGIYSPDETDGLTSLEQVKDYQQQFNTHFNIISLYIPWGDAQQCYLPDSLMQAIYRNGSLPMITWEPWTSLFGSAAADKELRNGQKVFAHISAGFFDHYLLRFAGQIKSLNRPVYIRFAHEADNPAYPWSQAGNNTAEEFKAAWKYVYNFFSHHGVNNAIWVWNPWQPAAAADYFPGTAYVDWMGVTSLNYGPQNENGESFSFKALYTPFHRLPVFRSGLPVMIAEMGSLAMAGNQDLWLEDAFNVINKDFPEIHAFVFFNSSQDKNILRPLAGNTLDWKLQYPGKVFAAEEKYARISKKEDAVNYGDVMVANTPVQEATGRKQLALPDTIRGLNYHTGENWFRNLHALTRRKITQDFTGMKALGVNTIRRFGPGVYDRNILRVAAEQGMNIHYGFWIPQITDMNKDAEMLATLEKTIIQGVRELKQNPSIVAWNIGNTTWQQLGKQYFKPRLLYQQRDYLLWLKKLLTAIKAIDTTRPLTIDVDLTGNIANTLQVLQQELPQADAFGVIVGKDTTGLAQLEEVTIPHYISQIPVAAYAHLKDSRVSAFITTWQDLETRDYVTFDGLTDHWGRYKPSYYQLEYLWGKTSHQSDIPNIHILRPARMTYPNSLLTYHALVYSNDAWKLAGAANNDLKFEWYLIKTDNYGDDIFLKKLGTGTSITISIPENPDRYRLYLEAVKGDHVATAHAVLNIPLSD, from the coding sequence AGCTATACAGGCAATCAGGTATCCGCATACTACCTATCTCTGTGATGAGGCGAACGATCCTTACCTGGTAGCGGTGTGCCGCCAACTGGGCGTACGGCATGTAACACGTCATACCAGGGAAAATGCGAAAGCCGGCAACATCAATAATGCGTTGCGGCATGCTACTGGTGAGCTTTGTGTAGTAATGGATCCTGACCATGTTCCCGCTCCGGATTTCCTGGATGTGATCATTTCTCATTTCAATAATCCGGAAGTAGGCTTTGTACAGATTGTGCAGGCATACAGCAACCTGGGTGACAGCCTGGTAGCCAAGGGCGCGGCACAACAAACCTTTCAGTTCTATGGCCCTATCATGGCCACGATGAATAGTTATGGCACCGTACTCGCCATTGGTGCGAATTGTACTTTCCGCAGAAGTGCACTGGATTCCATCGGAGGACATGCCAGCGGTCTGGCGGAAGATATGCATACGGCCATGCAGCTACATGCCAAAGGTTGGAAATCTGTGTATGTGCCCGCAGTATTGACGCGGGGACTTGTACCCGCAACGATGTCTGCCTATTATGCGCAGCAACTGAAATGGGCGAGGGGCACGCTGGAGTTGCTGGTGACTGCCTATCCCAGGCTGTTCCGGCATTTTACATGGAGGCAGCAGTTGCACTATGGCACTATTCCGCTTCATTATCTTTCCGGTGTTGTCTTCTTCATAAATTTTCTGATCCCTGTACTTTCGCTGTTAACGGGCCGGATACCCTTTCATGTGGATATGATAGATTTTGCCCTGTTGGGATTGCCCACTATCACATCCATCATCGTGATCCGTCATTTTGTGCAGCGATGGGTGATGGAAGAAACAGAAAGGGGCTTTCATGTAGTAGGAGGACTGCTGCTGATCGGTACCTGGTGGATCTATATACTCGGACTCATTTATACGCTGATCCGGAAAAAAGTCCCTTACATTCCAACACCCAAAGATGATAGCGGACCGGATAACTGGACTTTGAACATCCCCAATATTATGGTGATACTGGTGTCGCTGGGAGCGATCATTTATGGGTTGTCATACGACTGGAACCCTTATTCGCTGGTGATGGCCGGCATAGCCGGTATTAACTGCCTGATCATGGCTTTCAATATTGTTGCAAGCCTGAGACTCCGCCGCTTATCTATGCGCTTTCCCTGGATAAGTACGATACTCGTATATCCGTTACTGTTAAAAAAACAATTCTGGCTGTTCCGGCATCTGCATTTGTATACCGTTTTCCGTAAACTGGCATTACCCTTACTTTTGATAGCTGTTTTTATGACATGGTATACCATGGGTATTAACCCCGAACCTGTTACCCGGCTCCATGAACCGGTAGGCAGACAAAGGGCATTTTATAACGGTATATACAGTCCCGATGAAACAGATGGTCTTACTTCTCTTGAACAGGTAAAAGATTACCAGCAGCAGTTTAATACCCATTTCAACATTATATCGCTCTATATACCATGGGGAGATGCACAACAGTGTTATTTGCCCGACTCCCTGATGCAGGCTATTTACCGCAACGGATCATTGCCTATGATCACCTGGGAACCCTGGACCTCTTTATTTGGTAGTGCTGCTGCTGACAAAGAATTAAGAAACGGGCAAAAGGTTTTCGCCCATATCAGTGCCGGTTTTTTTGATCATTATCTCCTCCGGTTTGCCGGCCAGATAAAATCATTGAATCGTCCGGTATACATTCGTTTTGCACATGAGGCGGATAATCCTGCTTATCCCTGGTCGCAGGCGGGTAATAATACTGCTGAAGAATTCAAAGCTGCCTGGAAATATGTATACAACTTCTTTAGTCATCATGGTGTCAATAACGCCATATGGGTCTGGAACCCCTGGCAGCCTGCTGCGGCGGCAGACTACTTTCCCGGTACGGCATATGTTGACTGGATGGGTGTTACCAGTTTGAATTACGGCCCGCAAAATGAAAATGGGGAATCGTTTTCCTTTAAAGCATTATACACACCTTTCCATCGCCTGCCGGTTTTCAGGTCGGGGTTACCGGTTATGATAGCTGAAATGGGTTCGCTCGCCATGGCGGGGAACCAGGATCTATGGCTGGAAGACGCATTCAACGTGATCAATAAGGACTTCCCTGAAATTCATGCATTCGTATTTTTCAACAGCAGCCAGGATAAAAATATTCTTCGTCCGCTTGCGGGGAATACACTGGACTGGAAACTACAATACCCGGGAAAAGTATTTGCTGCTGAAGAGAAATATGCCCGTATCAGTAAAAAAGAAGATGCAGTGAACTATGGGGATGTTATGGTTGCCAACACACCTGTTCAGGAAGCAACGGGGAGGAAACAGCTTGCGCTGCCGGATACTATCAGAGGACTCAACTATCATACTGGCGAGAACTGGTTCAGAAATTTACACGCACTTACAAGACGGAAGATTACACAGGATTTCACAGGTATGAAAGCACTTGGCGTGAATACTATCCGTCGTTTTGGCCCGGGTGTGTATGACAGGAATATCCTGCGTGTTGCAGCAGAACAAGGTATGAACATCCATTATGGTTTTTGGATACCACAGATTACAGATATGAATAAGGACGCGGAAATGCTTGCCACACTGGAGAAAACAATTATTCAAGGTGTGCGGGAATTGAAACAAAACCCTTCTATTGTAGCCTGGAATATCGGTAATACTACCTGGCAGCAACTCGGTAAGCAATACTTTAAACCGCGCCTGCTCTATCAGCAAAGAGATTATCTCCTTTGGCTGAAAAAGCTGCTGACAGCAATTAAAGCCATTGATACTACCAGGCCATTGACAATTGATGTAGACCTTACCGGTAATATTGCCAATACCTTGCAGGTACTACAGCAGGAATTACCACAGGCAGATGCTTTCGGTGTGATTGTAGGAAAGGATACAACCGGTTTAGCACAACTGGAGGAAGTAACCATTCCGCATTATATCAGTCAGATCCCGGTAGCAGCTTATGCACATTTGAAAGATAGCCGGGTATCCGCTTTCATCACTACCTGGCAGGACCTGGAAACGAGAGATTATGTAACCTTTGATGGCCTGACTGATCATTGGGGCCGCTACAAACCATCCTACTACCAGTTGGAATATCTTTGGGGTAAAACCAGCCATCAGTCAGACATTCCCAACATTCATATATTACGGCCGGCCAGAATGACTTATCCCAACAGCCTGCTGACCTATCATGCACTTGTTTACAGCAACGATGCATGGAAACTGGCAGGTGCAGCCAACAATGATTTGAAGTTTGAATGGTATCTTATAAAAACAGATAACTATGGTGACGACATATTCTTAAAGAAACTGGGTACCGGAACTTCCATCACTATCAGTATACCCGAAAACCCGGATCGCTACAGGCTTTATCTGGAAGCTGTAAAAGGTGACCACGTGGCTACTGCGCATGCTGTCTTGAATATACCGCTGTCAGACTAA
- a CDS encoding beta-N-acetylhexosaminidase — protein MIKALYTVISGMFLFMTVAAQQIIPLPQKMTAGKGAFIINAATTIQAPQELESEAGILQQEIQMITGNQLAIEKKASGKNAIILVKTKEQAPAESYRLDISATGVTISAADHTGIFYGCMSLLQLLPAQDWKSDMAAAPVNIPSINVTDFPRFKWRGLMLDLSRTFMSPDYIKRTIRRMAFYKLNVLHLHLTDDQGWRIPINGYPLLAEKATTFDPSFHEPKEFQGYYTVADIQDLNNYAKQMHVDLVPEIESPGHSHAALFAYPDLSCSGNIAPIFPFFSGDGVTRDVFCVGNPGSAKFFRTAITETAAMFPSRYIHLGGDEVPRTEWEQCPKCQALVKSAKLDNTGALQGYFMQQLRDQAVKEGKRPVAWDEILHDNKSLTKDWVIMSWTGSKPGMEAAAKGYDVVMTPTSHMYFDYTYNSINTKKVFEFDPFSGNQDENVTRHILGIQANFWSHIDRTQARIDAQLFPRLLALAERAWSSADDKDYEKFNTRKMYHRNWLKYMDVKYYRGDFK, from the coding sequence ATGATCAAAGCACTTTACACTGTTATTAGCGGAATGTTTTTATTCATGACGGTTGCTGCACAGCAGATAATCCCGCTTCCACAAAAAATGACTGCGGGAAAAGGCGCCTTCATCATTAACGCAGCCACCACTATACAGGCTCCGCAAGAATTGGAAAGCGAAGCAGGTATTCTTCAGCAGGAGATACAAATGATTACCGGCAATCAGCTGGCGATTGAAAAAAAAGCATCCGGAAAAAATGCCATTATCCTGGTAAAGACAAAAGAGCAGGCACCTGCGGAATCCTATCGTTTAGATATTTCAGCTACGGGCGTCACTATCAGTGCTGCTGATCATACAGGGATCTTCTATGGATGTATGTCCCTGCTTCAACTGTTACCGGCACAGGATTGGAAGAGCGATATGGCGGCAGCTCCTGTCAACATTCCATCCATCAATGTTACTGACTTTCCGCGCTTTAAATGGCGTGGCCTGATGCTGGATCTTTCCCGTACGTTTATGTCACCGGATTATATTAAAAGAACGATCAGGAGAATGGCTTTTTACAAATTAAATGTACTGCACCTTCATTTAACAGATGATCAGGGATGGCGTATTCCGATAAACGGATATCCGCTGCTGGCAGAAAAAGCTACCACTTTCGACCCTTCTTTTCATGAACCCAAGGAGTTTCAGGGATATTATACGGTTGCAGATATACAGGATTTGAATAATTATGCAAAACAGATGCATGTTGACTTAGTTCCTGAAATTGAATCTCCGGGTCATAGCCACGCAGCACTGTTTGCATATCCTGACTTATCATGTAGTGGTAATATTGCACCCATCTTTCCTTTTTTTAGTGGAGATGGTGTTACGCGTGATGTTTTTTGCGTAGGCAATCCCGGAAGTGCGAAATTTTTCCGTACAGCCATTACGGAAACCGCTGCCATGTTCCCTTCCCGCTATATTCACCTGGGAGGTGATGAGGTGCCAAGAACCGAATGGGAACAATGTCCCAAATGCCAGGCACTTGTTAAATCTGCAAAGCTGGACAACACTGGTGCCCTGCAAGGTTATTTTATGCAGCAGCTACGCGATCAGGCGGTTAAAGAAGGAAAACGGCCGGTTGCCTGGGATGAGATTCTGCATGATAATAAGAGCCTGACAAAAGACTGGGTGATCATGAGCTGGACGGGTAGCAAACCTGGTATGGAAGCGGCTGCAAAAGGGTATGATGTGGTGATGACACCTACTTCCCACATGTATTTCGATTATACGTACAATAGTATTAATACGAAGAAAGTTTTTGAATTTGATCCTTTTTCGGGTAACCAGGATGAAAATGTTACCCGTCATATTCTGGGTATCCAGGCCAATTTCTGGTCGCATATCGATCGTACCCAAGCCCGGATTGATGCGCAGCTTTTCCCACGTTTACTGGCGCTTGCGGAAAGAGCCTGGTCATCCGCTGATGATAAAGACTACGAAAAATTCAATACACGCAAGATGTATCACAGAAACTGGCTCAAGTACATGGATGTAAAATATTACAGAGGCGATTTTAAATAG
- a CDS encoding AraC family transcriptional regulator, translating to MKIDVKTTKTRVITDFKGIGVHELIVLGKYNYNRVENNLEDHVHNDMIEICYYDKGSQWFAVNHNRYLVRGGDIFIHFPGEVHGSGGFPEAKGCLYWFIIKANKSKRHQGDHENIGYLVNELVNLKRRHFRGGFVLKKMLEDVFNAIKAKGETQQIKKIRIALLTQLFLLKIMEYANKKSNDTDNERLQKVYHLIDSRLTEYITIADLAKEANLSQSRFKNWFKELSGFTPVDYVQRKRVDYAIQKLKESPSTSIKDLAYELNFSSQQYFSTVVKKFTGKSPGELRS from the coding sequence ATGAAGATTGATGTAAAAACCACGAAAACCAGGGTCATTACTGATTTCAAAGGAATAGGTGTTCATGAATTAATTGTGCTGGGAAAATACAATTACAACCGGGTAGAGAACAACCTGGAAGATCATGTACACAATGATATGATTGAGATATGCTATTATGATAAAGGGAGCCAATGGTTTGCTGTAAATCATAACAGATATCTTGTAAGAGGAGGAGATATTTTTATTCACTTCCCGGGTGAAGTACATGGCTCGGGAGGCTTCCCGGAAGCGAAAGGCTGTCTTTACTGGTTTATTATAAAAGCTAATAAATCAAAAAGACACCAGGGTGATCATGAGAACATTGGTTACCTGGTCAACGAATTAGTTAATTTGAAGAGAAGACATTTCAGGGGAGGTTTCGTCTTAAAAAAAATGTTGGAAGATGTATTTAATGCCATTAAAGCAAAGGGAGAAACACAACAGATAAAAAAGATAAGAATTGCTTTACTAACACAATTATTCCTGCTAAAAATAATGGAATATGCGAATAAAAAAAGTAATGATACAGACAATGAACGCCTGCAGAAAGTGTATCATCTTATCGATTCCAGACTCACTGAATACATAACCATAGCCGATTTGGCCAAGGAAGCAAACTTGTCGCAGTCGCGCTTCAAAAACTGGTTTAAAGAATTATCCGGGTTTACGCCCGTAGATTACGTGCAGCGAAAGAGAGTAGATTATGCGATTCAGAAATTAAAGGAATCGCCATCTACCAGTATCAAGGACCTCGCCTATGAATTGAATTTTTCCTCGCAGCAATATTTTTCAACAGTGGTGAAAAAATTTACGGGAAAATCTCCCGGCGAGCTAAGAAGCTAA